Proteins encoded together in one Aminipila butyrica window:
- a CDS encoding amino acid permease codes for MENKTKELPAGSGLERKLKPRQMNMIAIGGAIGTGLFVATGSSISSAGSGGTMVAYLIIGIAVYFMMTALGEMATYLPVAGAFELYSKKYVDPAFGFAMGWNYWYCSTMTIATELVASAIVMKFWFPDSSSAMWSSIFILLLLGLNLFSVSIFGESEFWFAGIKVVTIIIFLVVGVLMILGVFSNDSPGFSNWTVGEAPFVGGAFGVFSILMVAGFSFVGVEATAIAAGECVNPAKTVPKAINSVFWRILIFYIGAIFIVATLIPYTDSNLLGADVDNVAVSPFTMVFERSGIAMAASLMNAVILTSILSCGNSTLYSASRLLYSMALSNHAPKVFAVTSRKGVPIYAVLGTLVIACLCFLTSFAGDSQVYTWLYNATGLTGFMTWFGVCICHLRFRRGFAKQGKDLSVLKYRTKWYPYGTILSLIISGAVILGQGYYAFSASGVDWYGILVAYIGLPIMIALYIVRKIVKKTKIVPLEEMDLSRKEIEGSL; via the coding sequence ATGGAGAATAAAACTAAAGAATTGCCAGCCGGAAGCGGGCTGGAACGAAAATTAAAGCCAAGGCAGATGAATATGATTGCTATCGGCGGAGCGATTGGAACCGGGTTGTTTGTAGCCACCGGTTCCTCCATCAGTTCGGCAGGCTCTGGCGGCACGATGGTGGCCTATTTAATCATTGGTATCGCCGTATATTTTATGATGACGGCGTTGGGGGAGATGGCGACGTATCTGCCGGTAGCCGGTGCGTTCGAATTGTATTCCAAGAAATATGTGGATCCGGCTTTCGGGTTTGCCATGGGATGGAATTATTGGTATTGCAGCACAATGACAATTGCGACGGAGTTAGTTGCTTCCGCCATCGTCATGAAGTTTTGGTTTCCGGATAGCTCGTCGGCTATGTGGAGTTCCATTTTTATCTTGCTGCTGTTAGGTTTAAATTTATTTTCTGTCAGCATATTCGGTGAATCGGAGTTCTGGTTTGCCGGCATCAAAGTGGTCACCATTATTATCTTTTTAGTAGTGGGCGTGCTGATGATATTGGGTGTTTTTTCTAATGATAGCCCGGGCTTTTCCAACTGGACAGTGGGAGAAGCACCTTTTGTAGGCGGAGCTTTCGGGGTTTTCAGCATTTTGATGGTAGCGGGGTTTTCCTTTGTCGGCGTAGAGGCTACCGCCATTGCCGCGGGAGAATGCGTTAATCCAGCTAAAACGGTGCCAAAAGCCATTAACAGCGTGTTCTGGCGGATTTTAATTTTTTATATTGGAGCCATTTTCATAGTGGCTACGCTGATTCCATATACGGATTCAAATCTGCTCGGTGCAGATGTAGATAATGTGGCGGTAAGCCCTTTTACCATGGTCTTTGAGCGGAGCGGGATTGCTATGGCCGCATCCTTGATGAATGCAGTTATCCTGACCTCGATTTTATCTTGCGGAAACTCAACATTGTATTCTGCCAGTCGTCTGCTGTACTCCATGGCCTTATCCAACCATGCACCGAAAGTATTTGCAGTTACTAGCCGAAAAGGCGTTCCAATTTATGCAGTGCTAGGCACCCTGGTGATTGCCTGCCTTTGCTTTCTTACCTCTTTTGCGGGGGACAGTCAGGTGTACACCTGGTTGTATAATGCTACCGGGCTGACTGGATTTATGACGTGGTTTGGGGTTTGTATCTGCCATCTGCGGTTCCGCCGGGGCTTCGCCAAGCAAGGAAAGGACTTGTCTGTACTGAAATATAGGACGAAATGGTATCCATATGGAACCATCCTTTCCCTGATTATATCCGGGGCCGTAATCTTAGGCCAGGGATATTACGCCTTTTCTGCTTCTGGAGTAGATTGGTATGGCATCCTGGTGGCTTACATTGGTTTGCCAATTATGATTGCGTTGTATATCGTGCGTAAAATTGTAAAGAAGACTAAGATTGTACCGTTGGAAGAGATGGACTTATCGAGAAAAGAAATCGAAGGAAGCTTATAG